One genomic region from Rattus norvegicus strain BN/NHsdMcwi chromosome 10, GRCr8, whole genome shotgun sequence encodes:
- the Socs3 gene encoding suppressor of cytokine signaling 3 isoform X1 — translation MVTHSKFPAAGMSRPLDTSLRLKTFSSKSEYQLVVNAVRKLQESGFYWSAVTGGEANLLLSAEPAGTFLIRDSSDQRHFFTLSVKTQSGTKNLRIQCEGGSFSLQSDPRSTQPVPRFDCVLKLVHHYMPPPGAPSFSLPPTEPSSEVQEQPPAQALPGGTPKRAYYIYSGGEKIPLVLSRPLSSNVATLQHLCRKTVNGHLDSYEKVTQLPGPIREFLDQYDAPL, via the coding sequence ATGGTCACCCACAGCAAGTTTCCCGCCGCCGGGATGAGCCGCCCCCTGGACACCAGCCTGCGCCTCAAGACCTTCAGCTCCAAGAGCGAGTACCAGCTGGTGGTGAACGCCGTGCGCAAGCTGCAGGAGAGCGGATTCTACTGGAGTGCCGTAACCGGCGGCGAGGCGAACCTGCTGCTCAGCGCCGAGCCCGCGGGCACCTTTCTTATCCGCGACAGCTCGGACCAGCGCCACTTCTTCACACTGAGCGTCAAGACCCAGTCGGGGACCAAGAACCTACGCATCCAGTGCGAGGGGGGCAGCTTTTCGCTGCAGAGTGACCCCCGGAGCACGCAGCCAGTGCCCCGCTTTGACTGTGTACTCAAGTTGGTGCACCACTACATGCCGCCCCCAGGGGCCCCCTCCTTCTCTTTACCACCGACGGAACCCTCCTCTGAGGTTCAGGAGCAGCCACCTGCCCAGGCACTCCCCGGGGGTACCCCCAAGAGAGCTTACTACATCTATTCTGGGGGCGAGAAGATCCCGCTGGTACTGAGCCGACCTCTCTCCTCCAACGTGGCTACCCTCCAGCATCTTTGTCGGAAGACTGTCAACGGTCACCTGGACTCCTATGAGAAAGTGACCCAGCTGCCTGGACCCATTCGGGAGTTCCTGGACCAGTATGATGCTCCACTTTAA
- the Socs3 gene encoding suppressor of cytokine signaling 3 (The RefSeq protein has 2 substitutions compared to this genomic sequence), whose protein sequence is MVTHSKFPAAGMSRPLDTSLRLKTFSSKSEYQLVVNAVRKLQESGFYWSAVTGGEANLLLSAEPAGTFLIRDSSDQRHFFTLSVETQSGTKNLRIQCEGGSFSLQSDPRSTQPVPRFDCVLKLVHHYMPPPGAPSFSLPPTEPSFEVQEQPPAQALPGGTPKRAYYIYSGGEKIPLVLSRPLSSNVATLQHLCRKTVNGHLDSYEKVTQLPGPIREFLDQYDAPL, encoded by the coding sequence ATGGTCACCCACAGCAAGTTTCCCGCCGCCGGGATGAGCCGCCCCCTGGACACCAGCCTGCGCCTCAAGACCTTCAGCTCCAAGAGCGAGTACCAGCTGGTGGTGAACGCCGTGCGCAAGCTGCAGGAGAGCGGATTCTACTGGAGTGCCGTAACCGGCGGCGAGGCGAACCTGCTGCTCAGCGCCGAGCCCGCGGGCACCTTTCTTATCCGCGACAGCTCGGACCAGCGCCACTTCTTCACACTGAGCGTCAAGACCCAGTCGGGGACCAAGAACCTACGCATCCAGTGCGAGGGGGGCAGCTTTTCGCTGCAGAGTGACCCCCGGAGCACGCAGCCAGTGCCCCGCTTTGACTGTGTACTCAAGTTGGTGCACCACTACATGCCGCCCCCAGGGGCCCCCTCCTTCTCTTTACCACCGACGGAACCCTCCTCTGAGGTTCAGGAGCAGCCACCTGCCCAGGCACTCCCCGGGGGTACCCCCAAGAGAGCTTACTACATCTATTCTGGGGGCGAGAAGATCCCGCTGGTACTGAGCCGACCTCTCTCCTCCAACGTGGCTACCCTCCAGCATCTTTGTCGGAAGACTGTCAACGGTCACCTGGACTCCTATGAGAAAGTGACCCAGCTGCCTGGACCCATTCGGGAGTTCCTGGACCAGTATGATGCTCCACTTTAA